In Thunnus albacares chromosome 10, fThuAlb1.1, whole genome shotgun sequence, a single window of DNA contains:
- the LOC122990692 gene encoding transcription factor 7-like 1, translated as MYNVPANQFPGVFPQNLRPVGYVNGEIVYELPNYLNPHIINVPVVTKHEKEDKSYIKKPPNAFMLYRREQRSNVVTQYNITNSAMINRILGEKWKSLSKEEQSKYYNEAEMEKQQHLLQHPEWSAKDNYGKKRKRNTAFNEVQVAVSMAQGRF; from the exons ATG tATAACGTGCCAGCAAACCAGTTCCCTGGAGTGTTTCCGCAGAACCTACGTCCTGTTGGATATGT GAATGGAGAGATTGTGTATGAGCTTCCTAACTACTTAAATCCTCATATCATAAACGTGCCTGTTGTCACCAAGCACGAGAAAGAGGATAAGTCCTACATCAAGAAGCCGCCCAACGCCTTTATGCTCTATAGGCGGGAGCAAAGGTCTAATGTTGTGACACAATATAACATCACTAACAGTGCGATGATCAACAGAATCCTGGGAGAGAAG TGGAAGTCTCTGTCGAAGGAGGAGCAGAGCAAATATTACAATGAGGCAGAAATGGAGAAACAGCAACACCTCCTGCAGCACCCTGAGTGGTCAGCCAAGGACAACTAT ggcaaaaagaggaagaggaatacGGCTTTCAATGAGGTGCAAGTGGCA GTCTCCATGGCACAGGGGAGGTTTTAG